In Lates calcarifer isolate ASB-BC8 linkage group LG21, TLL_Latcal_v3, whole genome shotgun sequence, the sequence GTAAATCACAGGTTCTCCCTCCGCGCGCCGTGTTATCAACAAACCGCAGGCCCCGTGTCGTTTTCTCCGCACATCCTCACGTCGAACGACCGAGACCATCGTCGGTGGGTAGGCTGGCCGGCCGGCGAGCTACCGTAATCCGCATCCTTCGCCCTTTCCCGACCCGTTCATTCTGTTCTCCGCCTTCTAGTctatcacctcctcctcctcctccatccacccCGCTGCATCCTCCAGAGCTGCGAGAGCGCGAGCATCACCGCCGTCAAGTTAAAATTCAAAACAGACGGACTTCCTGTaaggattttcaaaataaaacaggaataaCTGCCAAACCACTGTGTAAAGTGAGGACAGTTTGCCTTTATTGGCTAATTATCCCTTGATGAAATCCATACTTTACCTTACGTAAGTAAATGCGCTAAAATGCTATATTTTTAGATCaagtaataaataaacatcatacttttttaaaatcccaaactgaaataaaagctTATTCCCACCTCCTACCTAGTCATTACCAGATTAATCACTCCACTTTGATGTTCTGTTGTCAAGTGCAACAACTTAAGGCAGTCCTAAAACCCGGAAACAAGTTAGCATTTTTTGCACCTTCCGGTTCCCTGTCCCTTAGTTTTTTTTGAATGGGGATTTTGGTTAGATACCTGAAATAAAATCTGCAATTAGCACACACTCAAGAAACGACATCGAATATGTCATAAGTCGTAACACGTCATTTTTTAAGCgtttacatttctttaaaaaactcGCTAAATGAGACTATAGAGGTTGTCGAAGACATTAAACGTCATCACGCCGGGCAAAAATCTAGTCCGTCTTTACAGCCTCGCACTCTTGCAAACTCTTCTAACTTCTAATCTTTTCCAACttgcttttgtagaagaggtcagagctaaattaaataaCAAGTTGGAGGCTTATTGGTGTTGACGTTGAAGTCATGCGACCGTTGTGTAATTTGTTCATAGCCTAACTGAAGCGTTTTACTTAGCTTCAAAAATCATAACAGTGCTGTTCAGTTGTGAAGATTATCCTGGAGAACAAAACGTGTAAGTATCATAAACCTTTGTTGGCCACAGAtcttattttctggaataataCAAAAGCTAATGGAAAGATCCATTGGCTTTTAGccgagggaaccagggtgatgctaacttccgggTAGAGTGGCGCAGGGATGACGTATTTTTATAGGCCAGCCCGGAAGTCGGCATCACCCTGTCTCCCTctacaaaaagccaatgggatttttttcaacatacaaacatattttgctctttttcctAAAGTCTTTTAGTTTGAAAGCAAAGTCACTATCATGTCTTGGCTCTTGCCACTTCCTCAGGAGATAACCATGTCATGCTACACATTCTGGGTAATGAAGTTTTCATGGTGATTCCCATACCCATTATACATTCGCtctgatccagaacaagtcagtttttaaaaaccGTTAATATAACCTAGATTTCAGAAAAATCCTGGACCAAAATTTcagaatgtattttttattttatttcagacaaTAAACAGATGCATTGCGGTTGCACAAATGTTATAGGGACAACTTACCATGTGATTATATTAAATGCAACTCACTGTATTGTGGTTGTTGTAGTTTCTCTGCCTGTTTATTTCTATACCATTGTATTGTTGCTATAATGTGTTGTCCTTCACTAACATGATTCTGTAGTTCTCTTATTGTAACCTCTGGTATTTATAGCATTTAGCATCACTGCATTACATCTATTATGGTCCTTATAAATTAAAGGATATCACAAACTATGTACAtttattacaaacacacaagatgCAAATTAAATTCTCTCTTTATAGCAGGTTGTCTCTCTCTTGAGATGATCCTTCACAGTCCCAGCaggaaggaagagggaggaaggaagcaGGTGCTAATAAACCGtctccatctttcctctccACGGCGAGTCCCAGAGAGTCTTTACAGGGGTGGAAGACTCCACACTGCTCCACTGTCAACGAGGCCGAGTCCTCCTGTCCTGAGGATGCAGAAGAAAGTGGGTGGGTATGACTAATcagcatttagttcaaatttcTTGTTTCGTCTGTCTGTTAAATCTAATTGTTATTTGTGTGAAACTGACATAGTGGATGTACCAACTCTAAAAAGACTCACTGGTTGAAGTCTTCGAGTCCCAGCTTCTCTGCTCCCCAGGTTTGGTGGTGAGGTGCTCAGTTCTGCCCTCTGGTGGGCACCACACAGCCAGGGGCCTGGAATTACCCACCCTAAAtcagacacacaaacgcacCGGTAGATATTCACCCTGTATGTAATCGCACAAGCAGCGCAGACAGACTTATacattcctgcacacacacgcacagataTGTCTATCCTATAAATCTCCTCATGCCTCCACCACATGAACCTCCTTAGCAtacaaaggtcaaaggtcagagattAGCTATCGTCCAGACTGGCCCCTTATCGCTGTTTACCAGCTGATAACGGTGATAAAGATACACAGTGATCTGGTCCTGATTTCAAGGGAAAGATGTGTTTCTTCATCAGGCAAACTGTGACTGACTCTCACCAGTCTTGTGGGTCTGTAGTCCTGAAGCCTTTAGCAAACGGGTTGCTGGCGATTTTTAGCTGAGtgatctgagagagagagagggaataaaCAATGATACAACAGTGTCAAACATGTCTGATGAGCCCTGGGTGATGTTTAGTTTGAGGCTGACTGATCACGGGTTTCTGTACCCGGTGGTTCTGGTAGGCGGTGACAGCCATGAAGCGAGTCTCagggaaggagaaggagcagaagtTCCTGTAAGCGTTTACGTGGCTGTCAGGCGTCGGATCCACGTACACCACGTGGAAGCGCGGCTGGTAGCGATGCATGGAGCTTAAAATCATCTGTTAAGGAAAATAcgagaaaacacacaagaagAAGTAAAAAAAGAGATGTTTATTTATCTATGTACTTAATTTCTTAAGCTTTATTCCCCCTTCACCCTTTTTTATGCTCTTAAAGaatcagtgtgtaacatttatggGAATCTACTGGCAGAAATTGAGTAGCCctgcacacactaaaagattcTTAAAATCTTaactgatttagaaaatgtgagagaccacaggcatgacaacaaataatgtcggatttcactgttttgttctctagtgtgtgatgtgcagagagaagaccgacacacccacaccacacactaacaaattcaccaccaacaaataagagtctggactctcacaaCTCCAAATCCGACGACtttagaggaaacaaacatggcggacgatggtgtatcttgtttgttgtgattccatcttcagtcagctgcttcctgtttgGCTATCGTTCTCTTCCATGTGACAATCCACAAAGAGCAAGCTTGGATGACCTCAGTGTTCCCCCCACAGAACAGTATTTCTGATCGTAAATATTGATCGTTATATTTCTTCcgagcagggagggagggtaaaaccactctgaacacacctaACATAATACCTAAGATAAACCCCCCTCCTGATCAAAGTCAGCAATggtctgattatctgatggttctaCAGATTATCTtatcagattctcctgtggtgtgaggtgtgttcagagtgattttaccctccctgatcaATATCAAAAGTTCAATATTTACGATCACATGAAATAgaacgatagccaatcaggaagcaaggtgactgaagacggaagcacaacaaacaagagacaccGTCGTCCGCCATGTTGTTTCCTCTAATATCGTCAGATTTGGAGttgtgagagtccagactctggttgttggtggtgaatctgttagtgtgtggtgtggcttTGTCGGTCTcctctctgcacatcacacactagagaacaaagcagtgaaatctgacattatttgttgttatgcctgtggtctctcacattttctaaatcagttaagattttaaaaatcttttagtgtgtgcagGGCTTAGGAGgagccatttatatctacaCAGGGAGCGGGTCCTCGTCCATGGAGTcagccatgtttctacagtagcccagaatggacaaactGAACGCCTTGTGCATTTTAAGTGATGCCACAGCTTGTATTCGGAAGGCAGCTAATTGCTATAGACTAACAactaaatataatatttaattacAGCCTTATAAACAAACGTCTTCACTCGACAGACTAATCAATGCGGTAGTTGCCTCTAAATCCTGCgcactggtcctttaaaaacATGCAGGAGTCAGAATAATGACATTGACTGACGTGTCCGTTGTCATCCAGCAAGTTGTTGGTGAGTTTGAGAGTGTCAAAGGACACGGTCTGCTTCATCCACTGAGCTCCGCGGGCGGGCGAGTCCGGGTGGAAGTGCATCCGGCTCGGGGCCGCGACGTCTGCTCGCCCCGCCACCAACCAGGACGAGCTGTGGAATGCATATCTGACACAAAAACACGCACataaatggataaaaaaaatgataGAAACACCAGAACAGATCACAAATATGCTGTATAATATCTGACCTGTATCTTTTATCGTCAACAGGGATGAAGTCCATGAGCAGGACGTACTCAGCCGCAGGATCCATCCCGGAGATTCGCACCTGGAACGTCGGAAACATCCTCCTGCAAGACACATGAGCACATGCAAGGAAATGCAAGAAAAGGTAATTAAAGAGCAGAAATACGAGCTGTGAGCGTCACCTCCCAGCTTTGGTCACGATCATCTCCGTGCCCAGCTGGTCGAACTGCAGCCAGAGCGCGTGCATCTCCAGCTGAACTCTGACCCCGCTGACCTGAGGCGCCTTGGCGTTCAACAGTGACCCCCCGTCCGCACAGCAGGGCGGGGATAGTTCACAGCTCTGAGGCAGCTGAGGAACCGAGCAGGGGAGAGCGGGAATGTGTGGTGTCGAGCACTCGCCAGCCATACTTTGATTTGACGCtctcagagacaaacaataCGATTTAattagctgttttgttttgtcctcaaCTCCTGCCACTACAACAGGAAGTTGGAAACTCTCTCAGTCTTCCTCCACGTACGTCCAAGCGTCAGCCGTCAGGACTGGTTCTTGTGTCCGGGAACAAGCCGGTTTTATACACCACCAGACTCTCACTGGGGACCTCATCCATTACAATACTCACCGTGCTACTGACACACACTAATCACAGCTGCACGGACGCCCGCATGCTGCAAATCCCTGTTGTTTCATATCGCCTGAAGCCTTAACGTGGAGCTTGTTTTGACCAATCAGTGGCACATTAATAACGTCCTAATCAGCCCTGGTGTTACTGGGTGTGGACAGATGAAACTGCTTTTTATTATTCATCGCAGTTTCAACACCGTGCTAATTGGAGAATCTGGATATTTCTGGTTTTGTCTCATGGTTTAtagtttatttataaaatgcTACACATGAGATTGTGTCTGGGATACGACAGTAAAGATAAAGTCCTGGTCACACATGAAGACCTGGCATTAATCCTAATCAATAACACCTGAAAACAAGCCACAAATGATTTAATATATGAGTTTGTGGAAGTGTTTAGACTACGTCTGCATCCCTGTGTGGCCCCTGTGATGAGACAGTGTTGAAAGGGTTTCCAGCCTGAGGGATCCGAACCAGAAAAAGAGGGATTT encodes:
- the LOC108890651 gene encoding T-box transcription factor TBX1, with the protein product MAGECSTPHIPALPCSVPQLPQSCELSPPCCADGGSLLNAKAPQVSGVRVQLEMHALWLQFDQLGTEMIVTKAGRRMFPTFQVRISGMDPAAEYVLLMDFIPVDDKRYRYAFHSSSWLVAGRADVAAPSRMHFHPDSPARGAQWMKQTVSFDTLKLTNNLLDDNGHMILSSMHRYQPRFHVVYVDPTPDSHVNAYRNFCSFSFPETRFMAVTAYQNHRITQLKIASNPFAKGFRTTDPQDWVGNSRPLAVWCPPEGRTEHLTTKPGEQRSWDSKTSTRQEDSASLTVEQCGVFHPCKDSLGLAVERKDGDGLLAPASFLPLPSCWDCEGSSQERDNLL